One window of Stenotrophomonas indicatrix genomic DNA carries:
- the mgtE gene encoding magnesium transporter — MNQKQLLRPVADAAALSAPLANYNTADAVEFLNTLELQRAAETLAALSLPRAVKMLEAPELHRSGELVAALPPARAAALLGLMADDRATDIVHELDEEERARLIPLLGNEARQTIQKLLSYPPNTAGALMTTEFVAVPATWTVAQTLQHIRQVERTRETVYAIYVLDPANQQLQQVVTMRRLITGLPEESILDVAQVNPPVMVDAQMDQEDVARLIRRHDLLAIPVVDAQQHMLGIVTVDDILDALIEESTEDAHKFGGMEALDKPYMQIGFFEMLRKRAGWLSVLFVGEMLTASAMQHYEDELARAVVLTLFIPLIMSSGGNSGSQATSLLIRSLALRELRLRDWWKVALREVPTGMVLGAILGCLAIVRIVIWQLGGFHDYGEHWILLAITIGAALVGIVTFGSLSGSMLPFILKRLGFDPASASAPFVATLVDVTGLVIYFSIAAMILHGTLL, encoded by the coding sequence ATGAACCAGAAGCAATTGCTGCGTCCGGTGGCCGATGCCGCAGCATTGTCGGCACCGCTGGCGAACTACAACACCGCCGACGCGGTGGAATTCCTCAACACGCTCGAACTGCAGCGCGCCGCCGAGACACTGGCCGCGCTGTCGTTGCCACGTGCAGTGAAGATGCTGGAGGCGCCGGAGCTGCACCGCAGTGGCGAGCTGGTTGCCGCACTGCCGCCGGCACGCGCCGCCGCGCTGCTGGGGTTGATGGCCGACGACCGTGCCACCGACATCGTCCACGAGCTGGATGAAGAAGAACGCGCGCGGCTGATTCCGCTGCTGGGCAACGAAGCCCGGCAGACCATCCAGAAGCTGCTGAGCTACCCGCCGAACACCGCCGGCGCGCTGATGACCACCGAGTTCGTCGCCGTGCCCGCCACCTGGACCGTGGCCCAGACCCTGCAGCACATCCGCCAGGTCGAGCGCACGCGCGAGACCGTGTATGCGATCTACGTCCTCGACCCGGCCAACCAGCAATTGCAGCAGGTGGTGACCATGCGGCGGCTGATCACCGGCCTGCCGGAGGAATCGATCCTGGACGTGGCCCAGGTCAATCCGCCGGTGATGGTGGATGCGCAGATGGATCAGGAAGACGTAGCACGGCTGATCCGCCGCCACGATCTGCTGGCGATCCCGGTGGTGGATGCGCAACAGCACATGCTCGGCATCGTCACCGTCGATGACATCCTCGATGCACTGATCGAAGAGTCGACCGAAGACGCGCACAAGTTCGGCGGCATGGAAGCGCTGGACAAGCCGTACATGCAGATCGGCTTCTTCGAGATGCTGCGCAAGCGCGCCGGCTGGCTGAGCGTGCTGTTCGTGGGCGAGATGCTGACCGCCAGCGCGATGCAGCACTACGAGGACGAACTGGCGCGCGCGGTGGTGCTGACCCTGTTCATCCCGTTGATCATGAGTTCGGGTGGCAACTCCGGTTCCCAAGCCACTTCGCTGCTGATCCGCAGCCTGGCCCTGCGTGAGCTGCGCCTGCGCGACTGGTGGAAAGTGGCCCTGCGCGAAGTGCCCACCGGCATGGTGCTCGGCGCCATTCTTGGCTGCCTGGCCATCGTGCGCATCGTGATCTGGCAGCTCGGTGGATTCCATGACTACGGCGAGCACTGGATCCTGCTGGCGATCACCATCGGCGCTGCGCTGGTGGGCATCGTCACCTTCGGCTCGCTATCAGGGTCGATGCTGCCCTTCATCCTCAAGCGGCTGGGCTTCGACCCGGCCAGCGCCTCGGCCCCGTTCGTCGCCACCCTGGTGGATGTGACCGGCTTGGTGATCTATTTCAGCATCGCCGCGATGATCCTGCACGGCACCCTGCTGTAA
- a CDS encoding alpha/beta fold hydrolase → MTDRIPLLLLPGLLNDAELWRAQLADLADLADCTVGDQTRGETLQAVAEDVLAQAPERFALAGFSLGGFVAQQILRTAPERVLQLALIDTSIHADSPERAEQRRSQRASVRLPGKFHGFGDVLMRSYIDASRLDDYVLVQRVRDMTARLGAEVFLRQSALERSDGHDVLAGYRDPLLIVCGANDRITPLAVSEEIHALVPHSQLVVVPDCGHLAPMEKPDEVSAAMRGWLSAD, encoded by the coding sequence ATGACCGACCGTATTCCCCTGCTCCTCCTCCCCGGCCTGCTCAACGATGCCGAACTCTGGCGCGCGCAGCTGGCCGACCTGGCTGATCTCGCCGACTGCACCGTGGGCGACCAGACCCGCGGCGAGACCCTGCAGGCCGTTGCCGAGGATGTATTGGCACAGGCGCCGGAACGGTTTGCGCTGGCCGGTTTCTCACTGGGCGGCTTCGTCGCCCAGCAGATCCTGCGCACGGCGCCGGAGCGTGTACTGCAGCTGGCCCTGATCGACACCTCGATCCATGCCGACTCCCCGGAACGTGCCGAACAGCGCCGCAGCCAGCGTGCCAGCGTGCGCCTGCCGGGGAAATTCCATGGCTTTGGCGATGTGCTGATGCGCAGCTACATCGATGCTTCGCGGCTGGACGACTACGTGCTGGTGCAGCGTGTGCGCGACATGACCGCGCGGTTGGGTGCGGAGGTATTCCTGCGCCAGAGCGCGCTGGAACGCAGCGACGGCCACGACGTGCTGGCCGGCTACCGCGATCCGCTGCTGATCGTCTGTGGTGCGAACGACCGCATCACGCCGTTGGCGGTGAGCGAAGAGATACACGCGCTGGTGCCGCATTCGCAGCTGGTGGTGGTGCCCGATTGTGGGCATCTGGCACCGATGGAAAAGCCGGATGAAGTCAGTGCGGCGATGCGTGGGTGGTTGTCTGCGGATTGA
- a CDS encoding bifunctional acetate--CoA ligase family protein/GNAT family N-acetyltransferase, whose protein sequence is MSTYHLQSVFRPQSVAVIGGSPRERSAGRAVMRNLRGTGFPGKVAWINPRHAEIDGIRTVKRLKDLDWVPELVVITAPAAIVPQVVRTAAERGVQAAIILTAHLGEGPGSPWAQVEAAARAHGLRILGPHCLGVIAPHARLNASIAAHFPQAGDLALISESSAIAAALVEWGVARSVGFSAVVSLGDTMDVDFGDLLDYFATDYRTRAILLYVEQIKDARKFMSAARAAARAKPVVVVKSGRAERVQPGSADTHVQALARADDVYGAAFNRAGLLRVSALDELFTAAESLGRLGTFPGRRLAILSNGGGVGHLAVDQLIALHGTLAQLSDSTVQKLDAVLPQGWSRSNPVDIVVDADGDRYATAIEALLADNENDAVLVVNVPTAFTSSADAAQALTRTLGLRPRHHRDKPVFAVWLGNDDQATATLNAARVPTYPTEAEAVRGFQHLVRYREAQNALMETPPSLPQDFSVDTVRARALVEAALANGQGWLDPLATHELLKAYGIPSAPVMHARDAHEAMDLAQPLLERGATVALKILSPDIPHKSEVDGVRLNLATLPAVQSAAKAILARARQLRPDARIDGLLVQPTIVRPKARELIVGIADDATFGPVIVVGRGGTAVEVINDKALALPPLDLRLAHELIGQTRASRILKAYGDVPAADERALALALVKLAQLAADIPEVRTLDINPLLVDSKGILALDARVAVAPSRILHKGRGHPRFAVFPYPKEWERTIELSDGGRAFVRPVRPEDDALFRAFFARVSDEDLRLRFFQSVKHFSHEFIARLTQLDYARSIALVAIEPRTGEMLGAVRLHADADYHRGEYGILIRSDLKGHGIGWRLMAIMIEYAKWLGLDVVEGQVLRENSTMLAMCQSLGFKTKLDPDDPTVMMVTLPVQQVEVPEVPPVV, encoded by the coding sequence ATGAGTACCTACCACCTGCAGTCCGTGTTCCGTCCGCAGTCGGTCGCGGTGATCGGCGGCAGCCCGCGTGAGCGCTCGGCCGGCCGCGCAGTGATGCGCAACCTGCGCGGCACCGGCTTCCCCGGCAAGGTGGCATGGATCAACCCGCGCCACGCCGAGATCGATGGCATCCGCACGGTAAAGCGGCTGAAGGACCTGGATTGGGTGCCGGAACTGGTGGTGATCACCGCGCCGGCCGCCATCGTGCCGCAGGTTGTGCGCACCGCTGCCGAACGTGGCGTGCAGGCCGCGATCATCCTCACCGCGCATCTGGGTGAGGGCCCAGGCTCGCCGTGGGCACAGGTGGAGGCCGCCGCGCGCGCGCATGGCCTGCGCATCCTCGGCCCGCACTGCCTGGGTGTGATCGCACCGCATGCACGGCTCAATGCCAGCATCGCCGCGCATTTCCCGCAGGCCGGCGACCTCGCGCTGATCTCCGAATCCTCGGCGATCGCCGCTGCCCTGGTGGAGTGGGGCGTGGCACGTTCGGTGGGGTTCTCCGCCGTGGTCTCGTTGGGCGACACCATGGACGTGGACTTCGGCGACCTGCTGGACTATTTCGCCACCGACTACCGCACTCGCGCCATCCTGCTTTACGTCGAGCAGATCAAGGACGCCCGCAAGTTCATGTCGGCCGCACGTGCCGCTGCGCGTGCCAAGCCGGTGGTGGTGGTGAAGTCCGGGCGTGCCGAACGGGTGCAGCCGGGCAGCGCCGATACCCACGTGCAGGCACTGGCGCGCGCCGATGATGTCTACGGCGCGGCATTCAACCGTGCCGGTCTGCTGCGGGTGAGTGCGCTGGACGAACTGTTCACCGCAGCCGAGTCGCTGGGCCGCCTCGGTACCTTCCCCGGGCGTCGCCTGGCCATCCTCAGCAACGGCGGCGGTGTCGGCCACTTGGCGGTGGACCAGCTGATCGCCCTGCATGGCACGCTGGCGCAGCTGTCCGACAGCACCGTGCAGAAGCTCGATGCGGTACTGCCGCAGGGCTGGTCGCGCAGCAACCCGGTCGACATCGTGGTCGATGCCGATGGTGATCGCTATGCCACGGCCATCGAGGCACTGCTGGCCGACAACGAGAACGATGCGGTGCTGGTGGTCAATGTGCCCACGGCGTTCACTTCCTCGGCCGATGCCGCGCAGGCGCTGACCCGCACGCTCGGCCTGCGCCCGCGCCATCACCGCGACAAGCCGGTATTCGCGGTGTGGTTGGGCAACGACGATCAGGCCACCGCTACCCTCAACGCGGCACGCGTGCCGACCTATCCCACCGAAGCCGAAGCCGTGCGCGGTTTCCAGCATCTGGTGCGTTACCGCGAAGCACAGAACGCGTTGATGGAAACGCCGCCGAGCCTGCCGCAGGACTTCAGCGTGGACACCGTGCGTGCACGTGCGCTGGTCGAGGCCGCGCTGGCCAACGGTCAAGGCTGGCTGGATCCACTGGCCACCCATGAACTGCTGAAGGCCTACGGCATCCCCTCTGCGCCGGTGATGCACGCGCGCGATGCGCACGAGGCGATGGACCTGGCGCAACCGCTGCTGGAGCGAGGCGCGACCGTCGCGCTGAAGATCCTGTCGCCCGATATTCCGCACAAATCCGAAGTGGATGGCGTGCGCCTGAACCTGGCGACGTTGCCTGCGGTGCAGAGCGCGGCCAAGGCGATCCTTGCCCGTGCACGGCAGCTGCGGCCGGATGCCCGCATCGACGGCCTGCTGGTGCAGCCGACCATCGTCCGCCCGAAGGCGCGCGAGCTCATCGTCGGTATCGCCGACGACGCCACGTTTGGCCCGGTGATCGTGGTCGGTCGTGGTGGCACGGCGGTGGAAGTCATCAATGACAAGGCGTTGGCGCTGCCCCCGCTGGACCTGCGCCTGGCCCACGAGCTGATCGGCCAGACCCGGGCCTCACGCATTCTCAAGGCCTACGGCGATGTGCCAGCGGCCGACGAGCGCGCGCTGGCGCTGGCGCTGGTCAAGCTGGCGCAGCTGGCAGCAGACATTCCCGAAGTGCGCACGCTGGACATCAACCCGCTGCTGGTCGACAGCAAGGGCATCCTGGCGCTGGACGCGCGCGTGGCCGTTGCGCCGTCGCGCATCCTGCACAAAGGGCGTGGCCATCCGCGCTTCGCCGTGTTCCCGTATCCGAAGGAGTGGGAGCGCACCATCGAACTGTCCGATGGCGGTCGCGCCTTCGTGCGCCCGGTGCGGCCGGAAGATGACGCGTTGTTCCGCGCGTTCTTCGCGCGCGTCAGCGATGAGGATCTGCGCCTGCGCTTCTTCCAGTCGGTCAAGCACTTCAGCCACGAGTTCATCGCCCGCCTGACCCAGCTGGACTACGCGCGCTCGATCGCATTGGTGGCCATTGAGCCGCGCACCGGTGAGATGCTGGGTGCGGTGCGACTGCATGCCGATGCGGATTATCACCGCGGCGAGTACGGCATCCTGATCCGCTCGGACCTGAAGGGCCATGGCATCGGCTGGCGCCTGATGGCGATCATGATCGAGTACGCCAAGTGGCTGGGCCTGGACGTGGTGGAAGGCCAGGTGCTGCGCGAGAACAGCACCATGCTGGCGATGTGCCAGAGCCTGGGCTTCAAGACCAAACTGGACCCGGACGACCCGACGGTGATGATGGTGACGCTGCCGGTGCAGCAGGTGGAGGTACCCGAGGTACCGCCGGTGGTGTGA
- a CDS encoding monovalent cation:proton antiporter-2 (CPA2) family protein, which produces MHSGGLELALVLLLAAVIAVPVFKKFGFGAVLGYLAAGVVLGPDGLGFVQDADRILGAAEIGVVMLLFVIGLELSPARLKVMRRSVFGAGAAQVALSGLVLGGLLLLDHFQWKSALVVGVALALSSTAVGLQLLSEHKAINSDHGRLGFAILLFQDLIAIPLLAAIPLLGGVKNETLRWEDAAVALGALAVVILCGRPVLRRLFGIIARTRSPEVFTATALLVVLGTAWFMQEAGLSPSLGAFLAGVLLSDSEFRHELESQIEPFKGLLLGLFFIAVGMGIDLDRIAAEPWMIAAGVAILLVVKFSLLYAIGRVAKLSSRQSLLLGSVLWLGGEFAFVVFNEAQRAHLLGNANHDRLVAIVGLSMAITPLLMIALLRLLGQEKAAPRQAAEADKVAPDNRPKVLIAGMGRFGQVIARLLTAQKVPFVALEANPDTVADLRRFGNQLYYGDPTRPEMLRAAGGEHIDVFVITVDDPETNLRAVRMVRRLYPDATVLARARNRQHAWRLMDMSAEPFREVFGTSLEMSGRVLTALGVAPNVAERHVQQFREHDETLLRDQYLVYDDEAAVIQTSRDARNDLMHLFEADAESDDK; this is translated from the coding sequence ATGCATAGCGGTGGTCTGGAACTGGCACTGGTGCTGCTGTTGGCCGCGGTGATCGCGGTGCCGGTGTTCAAGAAGTTCGGCTTCGGCGCGGTGCTGGGCTACCTGGCGGCCGGCGTGGTGCTGGGGCCGGATGGCCTCGGCTTCGTACAGGACGCCGACCGCATCCTCGGCGCGGCCGAGATCGGCGTGGTCATGCTGCTGTTCGTGATCGGGCTGGAGCTGTCCCCTGCCCGCCTGAAGGTGATGCGGCGCTCGGTGTTCGGTGCGGGCGCGGCGCAGGTGGCGCTGTCCGGGCTGGTGCTGGGCGGCCTGCTGCTGCTCGATCACTTCCAGTGGAAGAGCGCGCTGGTGGTGGGCGTGGCGCTGGCGCTGTCATCGACCGCGGTCGGCCTGCAGCTGCTGTCCGAGCACAAGGCGATCAACAGCGACCACGGCCGGCTGGGGTTTGCCATCCTGCTGTTCCAGGACCTGATCGCCATTCCGCTGCTGGCCGCGATTCCGCTGCTGGGTGGGGTCAAGAACGAGACGCTGCGCTGGGAAGATGCGGCTGTCGCACTGGGCGCGCTGGCGGTGGTGATTCTGTGCGGACGGCCGGTGCTGCGCCGCCTGTTCGGCATCATCGCGCGCACCCGCAGCCCGGAGGTGTTCACCGCCACCGCCTTGCTGGTGGTGCTGGGCACCGCCTGGTTCATGCAGGAAGCCGGCCTGAGCCCCAGCCTGGGGGCATTCCTGGCCGGCGTTCTGCTGTCCGATTCGGAATTCCGGCACGAACTGGAATCGCAGATCGAACCGTTCAAGGGTTTGCTGCTGGGCCTGTTCTTCATCGCCGTGGGCATGGGCATCGACCTGGACCGCATCGCCGCCGAACCGTGGATGATCGCCGCGGGCGTGGCGATCCTGCTGGTGGTGAAGTTCAGCCTGCTGTACGCCATCGGTCGCGTCGCCAAACTCAGCTCGCGGCAATCGTTGCTGCTGGGCAGCGTGTTGTGGCTGGGCGGCGAATTCGCCTTCGTGGTGTTCAACGAAGCACAGCGTGCGCACCTGCTGGGCAATGCCAATCATGACCGGCTGGTGGCGATCGTCGGCCTGTCGATGGCGATCACCCCGTTGCTGATGATCGCCCTGCTGCGCCTGCTCGGCCAGGAGAAGGCCGCGCCACGGCAAGCGGCGGAGGCCGACAAGGTGGCGCCGGACAATCGCCCGAAGGTGCTGATTGCCGGCATGGGCCGCTTCGGCCAGGTGATCGCGCGCCTGCTGACCGCGCAGAAGGTGCCGTTCGTGGCGCTGGAAGCGAACCCGGACACCGTGGCCGACCTGCGCCGCTTCGGCAACCAGCTGTACTACGGCGACCCGACCCGGCCGGAGATGCTGCGCGCCGCCGGTGGCGAGCACATCGACGTGTTCGTGATCACCGTGGACGACCCGGAAACCAACCTGCGCGCGGTGCGCATGGTGCGCCGCCTGTACCCGGACGCGACGGTGCTGGCACGCGCGCGCAACCGCCAGCATGCGTGGCGGTTGATGGACATGTCGGCCGAACCGTTCCGCGAAGTGTTCGGTACCAGCCTGGAAATGAGCGGGCGCGTGCTGACCGCGCTGGGTGTGGCCCCGAACGTGGCCGAGCGCCATGTGCAGCAGTTCCGCGAACACGACGAGACGCTGCTGCGCGACCAGTACCTGGTCTACGACGACGAGGCGGCGGTGATCCAGACCTCGCGCGATGCGCGCAACGACCTGATGCACCTGTTCGAAGCAGACGCGGAAAGCGACGACAAGTAG
- a CDS encoding YbjQ family protein — protein sequence MADPYNSGTPTTSAARFDDSMVTTAFELPGYRIVRNLGVVRGITVRSRSIVGNFLGGIQTIFGGNITIYTELCEQAREETYRDMVKHARQLGASAVIGMRYDATDVMTGLTEVLCYGTAVMVEPLR from the coding sequence ATGGCCGATCCCTACAACAGTGGCACTCCCACCACCTCCGCAGCGCGCTTCGATGATTCGATGGTGACCACCGCCTTCGAGCTGCCCGGCTACCGCATCGTCCGCAACCTGGGCGTGGTGCGCGGCATCACCGTGCGCTCGCGCTCGATCGTGGGCAACTTCCTCGGCGGTATCCAGACGATCTTCGGCGGCAACATCACCATCTACACCGAGCTGTGCGAGCAGGCGCGCGAGGAAACCTATCGCGACATGGTCAAGCACGCGCGGCAGCTGGGTGCCAGCGCGGTCATCGGCATGCGCTACGACGCCACTGATGTGATGACCGGGCTGACCGAAGTGCTGTGCTATGGCACAGCGGTGATGGTCGAGCCGCTGCGTTGA
- a CDS encoding YdcF family protein gives MFALPAIAALTTSVSPVTQKLLDRTHSLPTMAPEETGRNTLIVLLGAGIQGNGHQARPGLGGYSRLLTAAQRFHRCRQLDGTCRVLVSGGAPSPGLDSEANVYARELIDLGIPAAAILLEDASANTWQNARNSSALIAKEHASHVLLVTSGLHLPRSLLYFRHFGVTAEGVASDQIRAMPGWLPSTFNLLLVEVMLHERIGVLRYHAYNRLGWNEPPMPPTHLNPQTTTHASPH, from the coding sequence TTGTTCGCCCTTCCAGCAATCGCGGCGCTGACCACCAGCGTTTCACCGGTGACGCAGAAGCTGCTCGATCGTACCCACAGCCTGCCAACGATGGCGCCGGAGGAGACGGGCCGGAACACGCTCATCGTGCTGCTCGGTGCGGGCATCCAGGGCAATGGTCATCAAGCGCGGCCTGGGCTGGGCGGATACAGTCGGCTGCTGACCGCAGCGCAGCGCTTCCATCGCTGCCGGCAACTGGACGGAACCTGCAGGGTGCTGGTCAGTGGCGGTGCACCGTCTCCAGGCCTGGACAGCGAAGCCAATGTCTATGCGCGCGAACTGATTGACCTGGGCATCCCTGCCGCCGCCATCCTGCTGGAGGACGCCAGCGCGAACACCTGGCAGAACGCACGCAACAGCAGCGCGCTGATCGCAAAGGAGCACGCATCCCACGTGCTGCTGGTGACTTCTGGCCTGCACCTGCCGCGCAGCCTGCTCTACTTCCGGCACTTTGGCGTGACCGCCGAGGGGGTGGCCAGCGATCAGATCCGTGCCATGCCCGGCTGGCTTCCCTCAACCTTCAATCTACTGCTGGTCGAAGTGATGCTGCACGAGCGCATCGGCGTGCTGCGCTACCACGCCTACAACAGACTGGGGTGGAACGAACCGCCGATGCCCCCGACCCACCTCAATCCGCAGACAACCACCCACGCATCGCCGCACTGA